In Paraburkholderia terrae, the DNA window GTGATGACGACGACCATGTTGTTCCACTGCGGGCTCTTCTGCAGATGCGAGATCACATCCGCGATGTGCTGGTCGCCCTGCGCCACATCCGTATAACCCGCGTGCTCGTTCAGGTTGCCCTGCGGCTTGTAGAACGCGACTTGCGGCAGCGCGCCGGCGTCGATCGCCTTGATGAACTCCGAGCCGTTCAGGCCGCCGTCGAGCAGGTGCTTGGCGCGGTTGTCGGTGCCCGGCGCGAGGTCCGCGAAGTAGTTGAACGGCTGGTGGTGCGGCTGGAAGTTCGGCGAGCTGAGGTTCGCGCCGTAGATCACGTTCGCCGTGTTGTTCTGCACCGCCGAGATCGCATTGCTCCAAGCGCCGCCGTACCACGCCCACGTCACGCCCGCGTTGTTGAGCAGGTCGCCGATGTGCTGGTTCGTCTGCGCCGGCAGCGTCGTTGCGACCGTCGGATCGGCGAGATTTGCGTCGCCGCCGGTAGCCGGCTTGTTGCCGCTCGGCTGATACGGCGGCTGCATCGTGTTGATGGCGTAGAAGTCGGGCGTGAGGTTGCCCGAGTTGACGAAGGTCGGCACGTCGGTCAGCGCCGATGCCGCCGAAGTCGACTTGAGCGTCAGCGACACACCGTCCGGCTCGACCGCGGAGATCGACGTCTTCGCGACGCTCGTGTCGGCGTTCGCATAGAACGGCGTACACGCGCAGACCAGCCACTGATGGTTCAGGAACGAGCCGCCGAACGCGCCCATGAAGAAATTGTCGGCCAGCGTGAATTGCTGTGCGAGCTTATAGAGCGGCAACTTGTCGGCGTTCGGCGTGTAGTGGCCCATCACGAGACCGCCCGAATCGGCCCACGCGGCGAACATGTCGTTCTTGCCGCCGTGGATCTGCATCTGGTTCTCGTAGAAGCGGTGATACAGGTCGCGCGTCGTCGCGCTGAGCGGCGCGTTGAAGCCAGCCGGATCGTCGATGGCGAACGGCGAGTTCGGCAGATTGACCGTCATCGCCTGCGTGATGACGGGCGTCACGCCCGCAGCCGTAAGGCCTTTCCAGACGGGCGGCAGCGTCGCAAGCACGGAGCCGTCGCGGTCGAGCTGGCGCGCGCTCGTCGCCGTCACGTTCTGCAGGCCGTTGGCGCCCGGGAAGTTGCCGTAAAGGTTGTCGAAGCTGCGGTTTTCCGCGTAGATGACCACGACGTTCTTCACGGAAGACAACGTCGGCTTCGAATTCGAGTTGCCACCACATGCGTACAGCCCGATCGCTGCGGCGATCGCAATAGGCGTCGCGCAGATCAGTTTCTTGTTCATGATTTATCTCTCTCGCGTTGGGGACCGGCGGTGAATCCGCATTGGGATGACCGGCGGCGAGAGTGTCGCAAGGCTTTTTGACAGAACGATTAATTTCTTACATCGAGTTTCTGATTGGCTTGTGGTTTTTGATGTGTCGTCGGGTATATGTCATTTAGGCGACATGTCGGTGAAATAACCTCGCGCAGTCGATCAACGAGCAGGTAAGAAAGATATGTGGCGCGATGTGGCGGGGCTTCGGACAAGACAGGCGTGGCGCGCGGGATGGCTCGGCGCGCTGGGTGTTTCGGTTTCGGTGATGCTGTCGGCTTGCGATGCCGGTAGCGCGCAAGGCGGTGGCGCTCATGCGGCAACGGCGGCGCAATCGGTGCATCCGGCAATGAGCGGCGCGCAGATGCAAAAGGTGTCCGCCGATGGCGCAGCGGCGATCCCCGCTGGCGGTCAGACGCGTGCCCAGGTGTACGAGTCCGTCAAGAAGATGACGGCCGTCGGCAAGCAGCTTTTCTTCGATCCGTCGCTGTCGGGCTCGGGCAAGCTCGCCTGTGCGTCGTGCCACAGCCCGCAGCACGCCTTCGGACCGCCGAACGCGCTCTCCGTGCAACTGGGCGGTCAGGACATGCGCCAGCAAGGCATGCGCGCCGCCCCCGACATCAAGTATCTGCAGAAGGTGCCGTCCTTCACCGAGCACTATCACGATTCGGACGACGAGGGCGACGAGAGCGTCGATGCAGGTCCGACGGGCGGCCTGATGTGGGACGGCCGCGTGAACAGCGCGCACGATCAGGCGCGCATGCCGCTGACGTCGTCGTTCGAGATGGGCAGCACGCCGCAAAAAGTGGCGGCGGCCGTGAAGGCCGCGCCGTACGCGAACCAGTTCCGCGACGCGTTCGGCGAGCGCGTGTTCGATAGCGACGACGCGACGTTCAAGGCCGTGCTCCAGGCGCTCGAAGTGTTCGAGGAGACGCCGGAACTGTTCTACCCATACACGAGCAAGTACGACGCCTTCCTCGCGGGCAAGGCGCAACTGACGAAGGCCGAACTGCACGGCCTGCAGCTCTTCAACGACGAGACCAAGGGCAACTGCGCGAGCTGCCACATCAGCCAGCGCGCGCTCGACGGCTCGGCGCCCGCGTTCTCGGACTTCGGTCTGATCGCGCTTGGCGTGCCGCGCAATCGCACGCTGGCCGTGAACCACGATCCGCATTTCTACGATCTGGGCGCGTGCGGCCCGGAACGGACGGATCTGAAGGGCCAGGACGAGTATTGCGGAATTTTCCGTACGCCGACGCTGCGCAACGTCGCGCTGCGCAAGACGTTCTTCCACAACGGGATTTATCACTCGCTCGAAGAGGTCGTCCGCTTCTATGCGGAGCGCGATACGAATCCGGAAAAGTTTTATCCGGTCGTAAAGGGGAAAGTGCAGAAGTTCGACGATTTGCCGAAGAAGTATTGGGCGAATCTGAATACCGATCCACCGTTCGATCGCAAGCCGGGCGACAAGCCTGCGCTGGATGAATCAGAGATCAAGGATGTGGTCGCGTTTCTTAAGACGCTGACGGACGGATATCAGCCGGAAGCGCCTCAGCAACATGCTGACGCTCACATCGTCAGCAGCAAATAACAGCCGGCGATCAACAGCAGGAAGGACGCGAGCACACACACGAGGCCCGCTCGCGTCAGCGCGCACGGCCACCGGCTGCGGCGCAGGCCGTGAATGCGCACGATGGTCGGCATCGGCGCGGGATCGACGCGCATGACGATCGTGCCAAGAACGACGCAGATCAGTGTCAGCATCGCGGCGAAAAACTGGAGAGCGAACGAGAGGTCCATGAGCAAGAGTCGCAACGCGCAAAGCGCTTAAAGTGCGGGTGAATTTGATTCGACTCATGTTATGGATCGCGTGCCTGAGGGACTATGGGACGTATCCTAAAATTCTCCTAGGCTGGCTTCCGGTGGGCCTCAAACACGGCGGCGTTATCTCAAAGATGGTGGCCTCGCGAGCTGTGCATCTAGGTGGCGTGCTATGCTTTTGAGGTCCAGATCGCGGGCCGCTAGATGGCCGCGCCACGTTTGCCCGAACCCGACTTCTGCGGAGAACTTCATGTCGATGCGAACCCGAGCCGCGTTTCAACTCTCAGTGGGCGGGCTGTTGCTCGCTGGCGCAATCGGCGCGCATGCCGCCAATCTCAACTTCCTGAACGACACGCCGATCGCGTACATGAAGCAGGCCGACAACGATTCGCTCAGAAAGGCCGCGTTCGAGGCGCTCGACAAGAAGCAGGACGGCGAGTCCTCCACCTGGAACAACGAGGGGCTGCGCAACAGCACGAGGATCGAGGCGCAACTGACGCCCGATGCCACGTCGAAAGCGGGCGACCGGACATGCCGTCAGATACACGTCGTGTTGAGCGCCAAAGGCCAGTCGATGAATCTGAACCCGCAGTTCTGCCGTCAGGGCACGGGCAACTGGGTGATGCAGAAGAAGAATTGAGCGCGCGCACGATCTCTTGCGGCGTCGTGTTGCTCGACCCGGATGGGCGGGTGTTGCTCGCGCACGCGACGGAAACCAGCCACTGGGATATTCCCAAAGGGCAGGGCGAGGAAGGCGAAGCGCCGCATGTGACGGCGCTGCGCGAGATGGAAGAGGAAACGGGTATCGCCGTGGACGCGGCGCGGCTGAAAGACCTTGGCCTGTTCGTGTATCGGCGGGACAAGGATCTGCATCTGTTCGCCGCGCGCGCCCGGGCCGACGAGCTCGATCTCACGCGCTGCACATGTACGTCGATGTTTCCGCGCCGCTCCGACGGCACGATGATTCCCGAGATGGACGCATTCCGCTGGGCCGCGCCCGATGACGTCGAGCATTACGCGAGCCGCAGCCTCACGCGGCTCTTTCAGACGACGTTATCACTCGCCGACCTGCACCGCGCGCTGGACACTGCGTAAAGCACGCTTTTCAATCGAGCGCCTTGTCGTTCGGATGCGCGAACATCGTGCGCATTTCCGCCGACAGCGGGTAGTTCAGATTGATCCCATGCGGGGGAATCGGCTGCGTAAACCAGACGTTGTACAGGCGCTCGGCCTCGCCCGATGTCTGCATCTTCGTGATCACACGGTTCACCAGCTCGCGAAACGGCGCGTCCCCCTTGCGGAACATGCACGCATAGGTCTCGTAGCCGAGCGGCGTGCCCGTCACGATGAAGTCGTCGGGGCGCGGGTCGGTGGCGCGAAAACCGTACAGAATCGGTTCGTCCATCACGAACGCGACCGCGCGGTCCGCCTTCACGGCTGCAAACGCATCGGAGTGGTCCTTCGCGCTCGCAATACGCATATTCAACTGCTTCTCGCTGTTCAGCTGCCGCACGAGCCGTTCGTCCGACGTGCCCGCCGTCGTGACGACGGGCTTGCCGGCGAGGTCCGCGAAGTCGTTGATGCCGGCGTTCTTGCGCGCGATCATCCGCACCGCGTACTGGAAGAAACTGTTCGAAAACGCGGCGACATTTTCGCGCTCGCGCGTATGCGTGGTCGAGCCGCATTCCAGATCGATCTGGTTGTTGACCAGCATCAGGAAGCGGTTCGCCGACGTGATCGTGACTTCGCGAACCTTGAGGTTCGGCATCGCGAGCGTCTTCCTGATTTCTTCGACGATGGCGAGCGCGATCGATTGCGAATAGCCGACCGTCTGGTCGCCGGTGGAATAGGAGAAGGGGATCGACGCTTCGCGCACGCCGAGCGTAATCAAGCCGTCGTCGTGAACTTTCTTGAGCGTACCCGTCAGCTCTTCGGCATGGGCGGGCGCAGTCAGCGACATAAGCGCCGCCAGTGCCGCGGCCGCGATAGCCACCAGCTTGTATTTGATTGCAACCTTCATCGTTCCCCCTGAGCCGGCAGCAATCACTCCGGCTGCATCGTCGCGCTGTCGCCTGGCGATGTCCGTCGCGGGACACGGCGGCATGCGCGCAGAATGCGCCGCATGCCGCGATGACTCAACCAGACAATCAGCTTACGCCGGCTTTCCCCAACTGTCGCGCAGACTGACGATCCGGTTGAATACGGGTTTGCCCGGTTTCGTGTCATACCGGTCAGCGACGAAGTAGCCGTGACGCTCGAACTGATAGCGCGCTTCGGGCTCGACTTCGCCCAGCCCAGGCTCGACGTAGGCGTGCATGATGCGCTTCGAATCCGGATTGAGCGCCTCGAGGAAATCGCGGCCGCCAGCGTCGGGCTGCGCTTCCTTGAAGAGGCGATCGTAGACGCGCACTTCGACGGGCACCGCCTGGGTCGCGCTGATCCAGTGGATCGTGCCTTTCACCTTGTAGTTGTTCGCGCCTTCCGTGCCGGAGCGGCTGTCTTCGAAGTAGTTGCAGTGGACAGC includes these proteins:
- a CDS encoding acid phosphatase, with product MNKKLICATPIAIAAAIGLYACGGNSNSKPTLSSVKNVVVIYAENRSFDNLYGNFPGANGLQNVTATSARQLDRDGSVLATLPPVWKGLTAAGVTPVITQAMTVNLPNSPFAIDDPAGFNAPLSATTRDLYHRFYENQMQIHGGKNDMFAAWADSGGLVMGHYTPNADKLPLYKLAQQFTLADNFFMGAFGGSFLNHQWLVCACTPFYANADTSVAKTSISAVEPDGVSLTLKSTSAASALTDVPTFVNSGNLTPDFYAINTMQPPYQPSGNKPATGGDANLADPTVATTLPAQTNQHIGDLLNNAGVTWAWYGGAWSNAISAVQNNTANVIYGANLSSPNFQPHHQPFNYFADLAPGTDNRAKHLLDGGLNGSEFIKAIDAGALPQVAFYKPQGNLNEHAGYTDVAQGDQHIADVISHLQKSPQWNNMVVVITYDENGGFWDHVAPPKGDRWGPGTRIPAIIVSPYAKKGFVDHTQYDTTSILRFITHRFNLPNLPGLTARDSALVANGGQAMGDLTNALDINK
- a CDS encoding cytochrome-c peroxidase, which translates into the protein MWRDVAGLRTRQAWRAGWLGALGVSVSVMLSACDAGSAQGGGAHAATAAQSVHPAMSGAQMQKVSADGAAAIPAGGQTRAQVYESVKKMTAVGKQLFFDPSLSGSGKLACASCHSPQHAFGPPNALSVQLGGQDMRQQGMRAAPDIKYLQKVPSFTEHYHDSDDEGDESVDAGPTGGLMWDGRVNSAHDQARMPLTSSFEMGSTPQKVAAAVKAAPYANQFRDAFGERVFDSDDATFKAVLQALEVFEETPELFYPYTSKYDAFLAGKAQLTKAELHGLQLFNDETKGNCASCHISQRALDGSAPAFSDFGLIALGVPRNRTLAVNHDPHFYDLGACGPERTDLKGQDEYCGIFRTPTLRNVALRKTFFHNGIYHSLEEVVRFYAERDTNPEKFYPVVKGKVQKFDDLPKKYWANLNTDPPFDRKPGDKPALDESEIKDVVAFLKTLTDGYQPEAPQQHADAHIVSSK
- a CDS encoding NUDIX hydrolase, coding for MSARTISCGVVLLDPDGRVLLAHATETSHWDIPKGQGEEGEAPHVTALREMEEETGIAVDAARLKDLGLFVYRRDKDLHLFAARARADELDLTRCTCTSMFPRRSDGTMIPEMDAFRWAAPDDVEHYASRSLTRLFQTTLSLADLHRALDTA
- a CDS encoding transporter substrate-binding domain-containing protein — protein: MKVAIKYKLVAIAAAALAALMSLTAPAHAEELTGTLKKVHDDGLITLGVREASIPFSYSTGDQTVGYSQSIALAIVEEIRKTLAMPNLKVREVTITSANRFLMLVNNQIDLECGSTTHTRERENVAAFSNSFFQYAVRMIARKNAGINDFADLAGKPVVTTAGTSDERLVRQLNSEKQLNMRIASAKDHSDAFAAVKADRAVAFVMDEPILYGFRATDPRPDDFIVTGTPLGYETYACMFRKGDAPFRELVNRVITKMQTSGEAERLYNVWFTQPIPPHGINLNYPLSAEMRTMFAHPNDKALD